One genomic region from Gammaproteobacteria bacterium encodes:
- a CDS encoding amino acid permease, with protein sequence MRTASKKLGFWMCVSLVVGNMVGSGIFLLPSSLAEYGGISIIGWIVTAFGALMTALVFVRLSRKMPAQGGPYAYTRKGFGDVAGFTVAWGYWVSLWCGNAAISVAMVSYLSYFFPQLSETPLLGVVVALAAIWTLTLVNCRGVRHAGYVQVITTVLKLTPLIIIGIAVFLYFDVSQFEPLNKSEKTTFNAVTATAALTLWAFLGLESATIPADNVEDPVKTIPRATLLGFLIAAVVYISSTTTILSVIPHVDLVSSNAPFADAAKILWGEWAGTLVAVGAVISCFGALNGWILLQGQMPMAAAHDGLLPAVFKGNAHGVPVKGLLISSGFVSFIAISNYTDGLVALFTFSILLATLMVLVPYLFTALYELKLIISKQTIAKDWLALLTTILAMVYTLWAISGIGKDALLVGIGLILSGLPVYWWMRKRRLSS encoded by the coding sequence ATGCGCACTGCAAGTAAAAAACTCGGGTTCTGGATGTGTGTTTCGCTGGTGGTCGGTAATATGGTCGGCTCAGGAATATTTTTATTGCCATCCTCACTGGCCGAGTACGGGGGCATTAGTATTATCGGTTGGATAGTCACCGCCTTTGGTGCATTGATGACGGCTTTGGTATTTGTTCGTCTCAGCCGTAAAATGCCGGCCCAGGGTGGTCCTTATGCCTACACCCGTAAAGGCTTTGGTGACGTGGCCGGATTCACGGTTGCCTGGGGTTATTGGGTCTCCTTATGGTGTGGCAATGCGGCCATTTCGGTCGCGATGGTTTCGTATTTAAGTTACTTTTTCCCCCAACTGAGTGAAACGCCCTTATTGGGGGTTGTGGTTGCTTTAGCCGCGATCTGGACACTGACCCTGGTGAATTGCCGTGGTGTACGCCATGCCGGTTATGTGCAAGTGATCACTACCGTGTTAAAACTTACTCCCTTGATCATAATTGGTATTGCGGTTTTTTTGTATTTTGATGTGAGCCAGTTTGAGCCCTTGAATAAGAGTGAGAAGACAACATTCAATGCTGTGACTGCTACCGCCGCGCTAACCTTATGGGCTTTCCTGGGCTTGGAATCGGCAACTATACCGGCGGATAATGTCGAAGATCCGGTCAAGACCATACCGCGTGCCACCTTATTGGGTTTTTTGATAGCAGCCGTGGTGTACATTTCCAGTACCACAACTATTTTGAGTGTGATCCCGCACGTAGACCTGGTCAGCTCGAACGCACCGTTTGCCGATGCCGCAAAGATCCTGTGGGGCGAGTGGGCGGGTACGCTGGTTGCCGTAGGCGCGGTGATCAGTTGTTTTGGCGCTTTGAATGGCTGGATCTTGTTACAGGGTCAAATGCCGATGGCCGCAGCACACGATGGCTTGTTGCCAGCGGTCTTTAAAGGCAATGCACATGGGGTTCCTGTTAAGGGCTTGTTGATCTCCAGTGGCTTTGTCTCGTTTATCGCAATTTCGAATTACACTGATGGACTGGTCGCCTTATTCACCTTCTCGATTTTGCTGGCAACCTTGATGGTTTTGGTGCCGTATTTGTTTACCGCACTTTATGAATTGAAGTTGATCATCAGTAAGCAGACAATCGCCAAAGACTGGCTCGCCCTGCTGACTACGATACTGGCCATGGTGTATACCCTATGGGCAATTTCGGGTATTGGAAAAGATGCGCTCCTGGTGGGCATTGGCTTGATACTCTCTGGATTACCGGTGTATTGGTGGATGCGTAAACGAAGATTATCCAGTTAA
- a CDS encoding NAD(P)H-binding protein, which yields MKTALVIGATGLTGKHIVSNLLDSNAYAKVVIFTRRELPLDNPKLVCKIVDFYKIDEWAGEIQGDDLFSALGTTIKQAGSKDNFYKVDYTFQANFLKHAAANGVGRVFLISAPGVSVRSPVFYNRVKAKLDTYARTLAFQTLVFFRPSIIYGNREDSRPGERFGEKLLSFTANWVPSMKRLKPISGDELGSAIVNCAQSDLAPGEHNIEWSAIFNLL from the coding sequence ATGAAAACTGCTCTTGTTATCGGTGCGACAGGACTTACTGGCAAACACATTGTCAGTAACTTGCTCGACAGTAATGCATATGCAAAAGTAGTTATATTTACGCGGCGTGAATTGCCTCTGGATAACCCAAAGCTGGTTTGCAAAATTGTCGACTTCTACAAAATTGATGAATGGGCGGGAGAGATTCAGGGCGATGACCTTTTTTCTGCCCTGGGCACAACCATTAAACAAGCGGGCTCGAAGGATAATTTTTACAAGGTGGATTACACGTTTCAGGCAAACTTCCTGAAGCATGCAGCTGCCAATGGCGTGGGCAGAGTATTTCTGATCTCTGCTCCGGGTGTTAGTGTGAGATCACCGGTTTTTTATAACCGGGTTAAAGCCAAGCTGGATACCTACGCGCGTACACTGGCTTTTCAGACTTTGGTATTTTTCAGACCCTCGATAATCTACGGCAACCGAGAGGATTCCAGGCCAGGCGAGAGATTTGGAGAGAAACTATTGAGCTTCACAGCAAACTGGGTTCCCAGTATGAAAAGGCTCAAACCGATTTCCGGCGATGAACTCGGCAGTGCGATAGTCAATTGTGCGCAATCGGATCTTGCACCTGGCGAGCATAATATTGAATGGTCAGCAATTTTTAACTTGCTTTGA
- a CDS encoding nuclear transport factor 2 family protein gives MSDQGYQTSEISGDYKVTNVKNFIDAFNQRDLEKMLSLVSHDMQWFFINGDKLIHETANRSELSLAMEKYFSDCETCQSRLVKLISSNARVSAIEEASWDSDKERKSQRSLSVYEFEGELIKRVYYFPEE, from the coding sequence ATGTCCGATCAGGGTTATCAAACATCAGAAATTTCTGGTGACTACAAAGTAACGAATGTAAAAAATTTTATCGACGCGTTCAATCAACGCGATCTTGAGAAAATGCTTTCTCTGGTCAGCCATGACATGCAATGGTTTTTTATCAATGGAGACAAACTCATACATGAAACAGCTAACAGATCAGAATTGTCTCTTGCAATGGAAAAGTATTTTTCAGACTGTGAAACATGCCAGTCCAGGCTGGTTAAACTCATATCGAGTAATGCACGTGTCAGTGCAATTGAAGAGGCTAGCTGGGATTCGGATAAGGAACGTAAGTCCCAGCGTAGTTTATCGGTTTATGAATTTGAAGGAGAACTGATAAAACGAGTATATTATTTCCCCGAAGAGTAA